From the genome of Brachyhypopomus gauderio isolate BG-103 chromosome 20, BGAUD_0.2, whole genome shotgun sequence, one region includes:
- the LOC143484222 gene encoding uncharacterized protein LOC143484222: protein MNDIYDVFSCSMCKLCYTAQIYLHKHIRRCHHEEFTRLLKSGEIKLEDLAPKQNFSTPQTSSDTLHTNTPQTQSQKDTRKERTHQCSQCGKSFTSQSHLHRHQHTHTGEKPYHCSECGKSFTQQSNLHQHHLIHTGEKPYHCSECGKSFTKQSNLHQHQRIHTGEKPYQCSECGRSFSNQSHLHRHQRTHTGEKPYHCSECGRSFTQQGNLQQHMRIHSW from the coding sequence ATGAATGACATCTATGATGTCTTCTCCTGCTCCATGTGTAAACTTTGTTATACAGCTCAAATTTACCTTCACAAACACATCAGGAGATGCCACCATGAGGAGTTTACCAGGCTGCTGAAATCAGGAGAAATTAAATTGGAGGATCTGGCACCCAAGCAAAACTTCAGTACTCCACAAACATCCTCTGATACtctccacactaacacacctcaGACACAATCACAGAAAGACACAAGAAAGGAGAGAACTCACCAGTGCTcacagtgtgggaagagttttactagtcAGAGTCATCTCCACCGACACCAGCAtactcacacaggagagaagccctatcactgctcagaatgtgggaagagttttactcaacagagtaatctccaccaacaccatctCATTCACACAGgggagaagccgtatcactgctcagagtgtgggaagagttttactaaacagagtaatctccaccagcaccagcgcattcacacaggagagaagccgtatcagtgctcagagtgtgggaggagttttAGTAATCAAAGTCATCTCCACCGACACCAgcgcactcacacaggagagaagccgtatcactgctcagaatgtgggaggagttttactcaacagggTAATCTCCAACAACACATGCGCATTCACTCATGGTAG